From one Micromonospora siamensis genomic stretch:
- a CDS encoding sugar nucleotide-binding protein — protein MTLLVVGASGLLGAEVCRQAVAAGQRVVGTYHSNPVVVPGVEARRLDVTDRSAVRGLLTGVRPDAVVATPYRYDDWGVTADGAAHIAYAAAEVGARLVHLSSDALHAGRPTPYLDDDVPTPIHAYGAAKAAAETAVRAIDPTAVLVRTSLILGEGSKQIQLCRDALAGRAVLFSDELRCPLDVTDLAAAVLELVPGDHAGLLNVAGPEAVSRAELGLLVAHRFGIDPTGLKTTTTLAAGLRRPTDVRLDSSRAVALLRTRLRGVGELLG, from the coding sequence ATGACGTTGCTCGTGGTGGGGGCCAGCGGTCTGCTGGGCGCCGAGGTGTGCCGGCAGGCGGTCGCGGCGGGACAGCGGGTGGTCGGCACGTACCACTCAAATCCGGTCGTGGTGCCGGGCGTCGAGGCCCGCCGGCTGGACGTGACCGACCGGTCCGCGGTGCGCGGGCTGCTGACCGGGGTACGCCCCGACGCCGTGGTCGCCACCCCCTACCGGTACGACGACTGGGGGGTCACCGCCGACGGGGCGGCGCACATCGCGTACGCCGCCGCGGAGGTGGGTGCCCGGCTGGTGCACCTGTCCAGCGACGCGCTGCACGCCGGGCGGCCGACGCCCTACCTGGACGACGACGTGCCGACGCCGATCCACGCGTACGGCGCGGCGAAGGCGGCGGCGGAGACGGCGGTGCGGGCGATCGACCCGACGGCGGTGCTGGTGCGTACCTCGTTGATCCTGGGGGAGGGGAGCAAGCAGATCCAGCTCTGCCGGGACGCCCTGGCCGGGCGGGCGGTGCTCTTCAGCGACGAGCTGCGCTGCCCGCTCGACGTGACCGACCTGGCGGCCGCGGTGCTGGAGCTGGTGCCCGGCGACCACGCCGGCCTGCTCAACGTGGCCGGTCCGGAGGCGGTCAGCCGGGCGGAGCTGGGGTTGCTGGTGGCCCACCGGTTCGGCATCGACCCGACCGGCCTGAAGACGACGACCACGCTCGCCGCCGGCCTGCGCCGCCCCACCGACGTACGCCTGGACTCCTCCCGCGCCGTGGCCCTGCTGCGGACCCGGCTGCGCGGGGTCGGCGAACTGCTCGGCTAA
- a CDS encoding ArsR/SmtB family transcription factor: MANDETQTRPEPSTVRLDHRQVRVLAHPLRMRVVGALRVQGPLTATSLAELLGTNTGATSYHLRQLAEVGLVVEDPQLGTGRQRFWRAAHEVTSWDPSDFDDDPDSRAAIEWIEGDQFRYLAQHAEKWFAQRQQWSPDWRDAFGIGDAFLTIPAARLAALKSEIWELLVRYRDESDPTEPGAEQVQLYIAAFPLLAGLQPTEPPRSEEKP; the protein is encoded by the coding sequence GTGGCGAACGATGAGACGCAGACGCGACCCGAACCGAGCACGGTTCGACTCGACCACCGGCAGGTCCGGGTCCTGGCCCACCCGCTGCGCATGCGCGTGGTGGGGGCGCTGAGGGTGCAGGGCCCCCTCACCGCGACGAGCCTGGCCGAACTGCTGGGCACCAACACCGGAGCTACCAGCTATCACCTACGGCAGCTCGCCGAGGTCGGCCTCGTCGTCGAGGATCCGCAGCTGGGCACCGGCCGGCAGCGATTCTGGCGCGCCGCGCACGAGGTGACCAGCTGGGATCCCAGCGACTTCGACGACGACCCGGACTCCCGGGCCGCGATCGAATGGATCGAGGGCGACCAGTTCCGCTACCTGGCCCAGCACGCCGAGAAGTGGTTCGCCCAGCGACAGCAGTGGTCGCCGGACTGGCGGGACGCGTTCGGCATCGGCGACGCCTTCCTCACCATCCCCGCCGCCCGACTGGCGGCGCTGAAGTCGGAGATCTGGGAGCTGCTCGTGCGCTACCGCGACGAGTCCGACCCCACCGAGCCCGGCGCCGAGCAGGTGCAGCTCTACATAGCCGCGTTTCCGCTGCTGGCCGGGTTGCAGCCGACCGAGCCGCCCCGATCCGAGGAGAAGCCGTGA
- a CDS encoding MFS transporter: protein MSALSVRQVRLRYLTLYGLRWLPSGLVIPVMILLMRERGLTLSQIGLVAIAQGLVVLALELPTGGLADALGRKPVLATAWAVGLASLVLFAVADSFWLFFLVWALQGIYRALDSGPLESWYVDATLAADPDARYERGLGWAGTVSGLAIGAGALLSGGLIALGPVGPVSALTLPVLVAIVLQAVSLVALLVLLRETRPARGAAALRASVVEAPRMVGQALGLLRRSRVLLALVAVELFWGFGMVTFESLLPVRLAEVVGDTDRAAALLGPASSAAWLANAAGAALTPFLLRRFGAAPAAGLLRILQGATVVGMALLAGPVGVLIAYLACYTVHGASNPLHYGLLHRQVDGPYRTSVLSLNSMMSQPGGAIGMVALTALADATSVSLAMLVGAVVLAVAAPLYLPAWRAARKAPATSADPTVAGRAGAPVS, encoded by the coding sequence GTGAGCGCCCTGTCCGTACGCCAGGTCCGGTTGCGCTACCTCACCCTCTACGGCCTGCGCTGGCTGCCCAGCGGCCTGGTGATCCCGGTGATGATCCTGCTGATGCGGGAGCGCGGCCTCACGCTGTCCCAGATCGGCCTGGTCGCCATCGCACAGGGCCTGGTCGTGCTGGCCCTGGAGCTGCCCACCGGCGGGCTCGCCGACGCGCTGGGCCGCAAGCCGGTGCTCGCCACCGCCTGGGCGGTCGGCCTGGCCTCCCTGGTGCTGTTCGCGGTGGCCGACTCGTTCTGGCTCTTCTTCCTGGTCTGGGCCCTGCAGGGGATCTACCGGGCGCTGGACAGCGGCCCCCTGGAGTCCTGGTACGTCGACGCCACCCTGGCCGCCGACCCGGACGCCCGGTACGAACGCGGCCTCGGCTGGGCCGGTACGGTCAGCGGCCTGGCCATCGGCGCCGGCGCGCTGCTCAGCGGCGGTCTGATCGCGCTGGGACCCGTTGGCCCGGTCAGCGCGCTGACCCTGCCGGTGCTGGTCGCCATCGTGCTCCAGGCGGTGTCGCTGGTCGCCCTGCTGGTCCTGCTCCGCGAGACCCGGCCCGCCCGGGGCGCCGCCGCGCTGCGCGCCTCCGTGGTCGAGGCGCCCCGGATGGTCGGTCAGGCGCTCGGCCTGCTGCGCCGCTCCCGGGTGCTGCTCGCCCTGGTCGCCGTCGAACTGTTCTGGGGATTCGGCATGGTGACCTTCGAGTCGCTGCTGCCGGTCCGTCTCGCCGAGGTGGTCGGCGACACCGACCGGGCCGCCGCCCTGCTCGGCCCGGCCAGCTCGGCGGCCTGGCTGGCCAACGCCGCCGGCGCCGCGCTGACCCCGTTCCTGCTGCGCCGGTTCGGCGCCGCGCCGGCCGCCGGGCTGCTGCGGATCCTCCAGGGTGCGACGGTGGTCGGGATGGCGCTGCTCGCCGGCCCGGTCGGGGTGCTGATCGCCTACCTGGCCTGCTACACGGTGCACGGCGCGTCGAACCCGCTGCACTACGGGTTGCTGCACCGCCAGGTCGACGGCCCGTACCGGACCAGCGTGCTGTCGCTGAACTCGATGATGTCCCAGCCCGGCGGTGCGATCGGCATGGTGGCGCTCACCGCGCTGGCCGACGCCACCAGCGTCAGCCTCGCCATGCTGGTCGGCGCGGTGGTGCTGGCCGTGGCCGCCCCGCTCTACCTGCCGGCCTGGCGGGCCGCCCGGAAGGCCCCGGCCACCTCGGCCGACCCCACCGTGGCAGGTCGGGCCGGTGCGCCGGTGTCGTGA
- a CDS encoding GNAT family N-acetyltransferase, which translates to MIKADQVLAGRDAVLRATGHHPYARHALARGDEQRGWLRDGAVVWLAPPGVWPAAGAVGPAAPAADLLRDLYAAGDLPAGVRLPLPRAIVDELADRLPLTVLTSWDYLFTTTPPPHRSGEERVVRLTGADHPELAALIEESFPTSTSRPGDAHIADWYGIRDGDRLVACGADRSRGDVGFLAGLTVDRRRRGQGLGAALTVGMARALFARYDQVALGAYLDNVGAIRLYRRLGFTGTVEFNSVQLD; encoded by the coding sequence ATGATCAAAGCCGACCAGGTGCTGGCGGGCCGGGACGCCGTGCTGCGCGCCACCGGCCATCACCCGTACGCCCGGCACGCGCTGGCCCGGGGCGACGAGCAGCGCGGTTGGCTGCGCGACGGCGCGGTGGTCTGGCTCGCGCCGCCCGGTGTCTGGCCGGCGGCCGGGGCGGTCGGTCCGGCCGCCCCGGCCGCCGACCTGCTCCGCGACCTGTACGCGGCCGGCGACCTGCCCGCGGGTGTCCGGCTGCCGCTGCCCCGCGCGATCGTCGACGAGCTGGCCGACCGGCTGCCGCTGACCGTGCTGACCAGCTGGGACTACCTCTTCACGACCACCCCGCCGCCGCACCGCAGCGGCGAGGAGCGGGTGGTACGCCTCACCGGGGCCGACCACCCGGAGCTGGCCGCGCTGATCGAGGAGTCCTTCCCGACCAGCACCTCCCGCCCGGGCGACGCGCACATCGCCGACTGGTACGGCATCCGCGACGGCGACCGGCTGGTGGCCTGCGGGGCGGACCGCAGCCGGGGCGACGTCGGCTTCCTGGCCGGCCTGACCGTTGACCGGCGGCGGCGGGGGCAGGGGCTGGGCGCGGCGCTCACGGTCGGGATGGCCCGGGCGCTGTTCGCCCGTTACGACCAGGTGGCGCTCGGCGCCTACCTGGACAACGTGGGGGCGATTCGGTTGTACCGGCGGCTGGGCTTCACCGGCACCGTGGAGTTCAACTCGGTGCAGCTCGACTGA
- a CDS encoding replication-associated recombination protein A encodes MESDTLFSLGEPAGAQRAPADAGGVADFATVEADSPLPVRMRPASLDELVGQGHLLAPGAPLRQLVGGGAPMSVILWGPPGTGKTTIAHLVAQATDRTFVAMSALNAGVKDVRAVIETARRQRRSGGAQTVLFIDEVHRFSKTQQDSLLAAVEDRTVTLLAATTENPYFSVISPLLSRCVLLTLQPLDDDAVRGLLRRAVADRRGLGGALTLAAEAEEHLVRLAGGDVRKALTALEAAAASAEALGAGVIDLATAEQAVDVAAVRYDRDGDAHYDVTSAFIKSMRGSDVDAALHWLARMLVAGEDARFIARRLVIFASEDVGMADPTALSVATAAAHAVEYVGLPEVQLNLAQAVIHLATAPKSNSATTAIGAAIADVRAGRGGPVPRGLRDAHYAGARGLGHGTGYRYPHDDQRGVVTQQYAPDDLVGADYYRPSGHGAERSVAARLPVLRRIVRGLPAPPARPEPVAPLARPEPAAPGSGRRSPDAENASSAEDGGTDAAREAQQ; translated from the coding sequence ATGGAGTCCGACACCCTCTTCTCCCTCGGCGAACCCGCCGGAGCGCAGCGCGCCCCCGCGGACGCCGGTGGTGTCGCCGACTTCGCCACGGTCGAGGCCGATTCGCCCCTGCCCGTCCGGATGCGTCCCGCCAGCCTCGACGAGCTCGTCGGCCAGGGACACCTGCTCGCACCCGGGGCGCCGCTACGCCAGCTGGTCGGCGGCGGGGCGCCCATGTCGGTGATCCTCTGGGGGCCGCCCGGCACCGGCAAGACCACCATCGCCCACCTGGTGGCGCAGGCCACCGATCGCACCTTCGTCGCCATGTCGGCGCTCAACGCCGGGGTCAAGGACGTCCGGGCGGTGATCGAGACCGCCCGCCGGCAGCGCCGCTCCGGCGGCGCGCAGACCGTCCTGTTCATCGACGAGGTGCACCGGTTCAGCAAGACCCAGCAGGACTCGCTGCTCGCCGCCGTGGAGGACCGGACGGTCACCCTGCTGGCGGCCACCACCGAGAACCCGTACTTCTCGGTCATCTCCCCGCTGCTGTCCCGGTGCGTGCTGCTCACCCTCCAACCGCTGGACGACGACGCCGTACGCGGGCTGCTGCGCCGCGCGGTGGCCGACCGGCGCGGCCTGGGCGGCGCGCTCACCCTGGCCGCCGAGGCCGAGGAGCACCTCGTACGCCTCGCCGGTGGTGACGTCCGCAAGGCGCTCACCGCGCTGGAGGCGGCCGCCGCCTCCGCCGAGGCGCTCGGTGCCGGCGTGATCGACCTGGCCACCGCCGAGCAGGCGGTCGACGTCGCCGCGGTGCGCTACGACCGCGACGGCGACGCCCACTACGACGTGACCAGCGCCTTCATCAAGAGCATGCGCGGCTCCGACGTCGACGCGGCGCTGCACTGGCTGGCCCGGATGCTGGTCGCCGGGGAGGACGCCCGGTTCATCGCCCGTCGACTGGTGATCTTCGCCAGCGAGGACGTCGGGATGGCCGATCCGACCGCGCTGTCGGTGGCGACCGCCGCCGCGCACGCCGTGGAGTACGTCGGCCTGCCCGAGGTCCAGCTGAACCTCGCCCAGGCGGTGATCCACCTGGCCACCGCACCGAAGTCCAACTCGGCGACCACGGCGATCGGCGCCGCCATCGCCGACGTACGCGCCGGTCGGGGCGGCCCGGTCCCGCGCGGGCTGCGCGACGCGCACTACGCCGGCGCCCGCGGGCTCGGGCACGGCACGGGCTACCGCTACCCGCACGACGACCAGCGCGGGGTGGTCACCCAGCAGTACGCTCCGGACGACCTCGTCGGGGCGGACTACTACCGCCCCAGCGGGCACGGCGCCGAACGGTCCGTCGCCGCGCGGTTGCCGGTGCTGCGCCGGATCGTGCGCGGACTGCCGGCGCCACCGGCCCGGCCGGAACCAGTGGCACCACTCGCACGGCCGGAACCGGCCGCACCGGGGTCCGGCCGGCGCTCGCCGGACGCGGAGAACGCCAGCTCGGCGGAGGACGGCGGCACGGACGCCGCCAGGGAGGCTCAGCAGTGA
- a CDS encoding DUF948 domain-containing protein: MDGGQIAALIAAGAFLMLVLVLAVPILRLRHTVDATTRMITDLNERTTPLLGDVNTTVKNVNVALEQVQTSLDGVNLQLAKVDTMTSHAQNVTANVANLATVVSAAAANPLVKVASFGYGVRKAAAARRNAETEREVRDTIKQQRRAARRGNR; encoded by the coding sequence GTGGATGGTGGACAGATCGCTGCGCTGATCGCGGCCGGCGCGTTCCTGATGCTGGTGCTCGTGCTGGCGGTGCCGATCCTGCGGCTGCGACACACCGTGGACGCGACCACCCGCATGATCACCGACCTCAACGAGCGGACCACGCCGCTGCTCGGCGACGTCAACACCACGGTGAAGAACGTCAACGTGGCGCTGGAGCAGGTGCAGACCTCGCTGGACGGGGTGAACCTCCAGCTCGCCAAGGTGGACACCATGACCTCCCACGCGCAGAACGTCACCGCCAACGTGGCGAACCTGGCGACGGTGGTCTCCGCCGCCGCGGCCAACCCGCTGGTGAAGGTGGCCTCGTTCGGCTACGGCGTGCGCAAGGCCGCCGCGGCCCGCCGCAACGCCGAGACCGAGCGTGAGGTGCGCGACACCATCAAGCAGCAGCGTCGGGCCGCCAGGCGGGGCAACCGCTGA
- the alaS gene encoding alanine--tRNA ligase, whose translation MKTAEIKRRYLAHFEANGHAVVPSAPLPAISDPNLLFVNAGMVQFVPYFLGQQKPAYSRAVSVQKCIRTPDIDEVGKTSRHGTFFQMNGNFSFGDYFKDQAIPFAWDLVTKPVAEGGFGLDAERIWPTVYLDDDEAFAIWRSVGVPAERIVRRGKKDNYWSMGIPGPAGPCSELFYDRGPEYGREGGPEVDEDRYMEFWNLVFMQYEIADVRSKEEFRIVGELPAKNIDTGMGLERMASILQGVDNLYEIDEVRPILAKAAELTGKRYGAHSGHVASESHPDDVRLRVIADHVRTALMLIGDGVTPSNEGRGYVLRRIMRRAIRAVRLLGWQDRALPELLPVARDCMSPSYPELSAEFDRISQYAYAEEDAFLATLRSGTTILDTAIAETKSAGRPALSGDKAFQLHDTYGFPIDLTLEIAAEQGLQVDAEGFRRLMADQRNRAKADARARKTGHTDVSAYRSVLDDGGEVLFTGYTELNRESRVRALMSGGAAVGAAVEGDTVELVLDVTPFYAEGGGQQPDQGLITVGGGQVEVFDVQQPVPGLIVHRARVLRGEVRAGETGYAEIDASRRRAISRSHTATHLVHQTMRNFLGESATQAGSLNAPGRLRFDFNTPTGVAPSVLHDVEQQVNEVLLADLEVHAFITTQEEARRIGAMALFGEKYGERVRVVEVGDYARELCGGTHVARSAQLGLVKILSEASVGSGVRRIEALVGMDAFGFLAREHLLVSRLAELFRVPGEQVGERVEQTVTQLRDAEKELEKLRAQLVLGGAAALAQQAKDVRGVAYVGTEAPEGAAGNDVRTLAQEIRGKIDPARPAVVAVAARSNGKASLVVAVNAAARGRGLAANDLVKAAFSGRGGGSPDVAQGGGLPAAEAPNLLLTVEKAIADA comes from the coding sequence ATGAAGACGGCGGAGATCAAGCGGCGGTACCTCGCCCACTTCGAGGCTAACGGCCATGCCGTGGTGCCGTCCGCTCCGCTGCCCGCCATCAGCGACCCGAACCTGCTGTTCGTCAACGCCGGGATGGTGCAGTTCGTCCCCTACTTCCTCGGCCAGCAGAAGCCGGCGTACAGCCGCGCGGTGAGCGTCCAGAAGTGCATTCGTACCCCGGACATCGACGAGGTCGGCAAGACCAGCCGGCACGGCACGTTCTTCCAGATGAACGGCAACTTCTCCTTCGGTGACTACTTCAAGGACCAGGCGATCCCGTTCGCCTGGGACCTGGTCACCAAGCCGGTCGCCGAGGGTGGCTTCGGGCTGGACGCGGAGCGGATCTGGCCGACCGTCTACCTCGACGACGACGAGGCGTTCGCCATCTGGCGCTCGGTGGGCGTGCCGGCCGAGCGGATCGTGCGCCGGGGCAAGAAGGACAACTACTGGTCGATGGGCATCCCCGGCCCGGCCGGCCCGTGCTCCGAGCTGTTCTACGACCGCGGCCCGGAGTACGGCCGCGAGGGCGGTCCGGAGGTCGACGAGGACCGCTACATGGAGTTCTGGAACCTCGTCTTCATGCAGTACGAGATCGCCGACGTCCGCAGCAAGGAGGAGTTCCGGATCGTCGGCGAGCTGCCGGCCAAGAACATCGACACCGGCATGGGGCTGGAGCGGATGGCCTCCATCCTCCAGGGCGTCGACAACCTCTACGAGATCGACGAGGTTCGGCCGATCCTGGCGAAGGCCGCCGAGCTGACCGGCAAGCGGTACGGTGCCCACTCCGGCCACGTGGCCAGCGAGTCGCACCCGGACGACGTCCGGCTGCGGGTGATCGCCGACCACGTGCGTACCGCCCTGATGCTGATCGGCGACGGCGTCACCCCCTCCAACGAGGGGCGTGGCTACGTGCTGCGCCGGATCATGCGCCGGGCGATCCGTGCCGTGCGGCTGCTGGGCTGGCAGGACCGGGCGCTGCCCGAGCTGCTGCCGGTGGCCCGGGACTGCATGTCCCCGTCGTACCCGGAGCTGTCCGCCGAGTTCGACCGGATCTCCCAGTACGCGTACGCCGAGGAGGACGCGTTCCTGGCGACGTTGCGCTCCGGGACGACGATCCTGGACACCGCGATCGCCGAGACCAAGTCGGCGGGCAGGCCGGCGCTCTCCGGTGACAAGGCGTTCCAGCTGCACGACACCTACGGCTTTCCGATCGACCTGACCCTGGAGATCGCGGCCGAGCAGGGGCTCCAGGTCGACGCCGAGGGCTTCCGCCGGCTGATGGCCGACCAGCGCAATCGGGCCAAGGCCGACGCGCGGGCCCGCAAGACCGGGCACACGGACGTGTCGGCGTACCGGTCGGTGCTCGACGACGGCGGCGAGGTGCTCTTCACCGGCTACACCGAGCTGAACCGGGAGTCCCGGGTCCGGGCGCTGATGTCCGGCGGCGCGGCGGTCGGCGCGGCGGTCGAGGGGGACACCGTCGAGCTGGTGCTCGACGTGACCCCGTTCTACGCCGAGGGCGGTGGCCAGCAGCCCGACCAGGGTCTGATCACGGTCGGCGGCGGGCAGGTCGAGGTCTTCGACGTGCAGCAGCCGGTGCCGGGTCTGATCGTGCACCGGGCGCGGGTGCTGCGCGGCGAGGTGCGCGCCGGGGAGACCGGGTACGCCGAGATCGACGCGTCCCGGCGGCGGGCCATCTCCCGCTCGCACACCGCCACCCACCTGGTGCACCAGACCATGCGCAACTTCCTCGGCGAGTCGGCGACCCAGGCGGGTTCGCTGAACGCCCCGGGCCGGCTGCGGTTCGACTTCAACACCCCGACCGGGGTGGCGCCGAGCGTGCTGCACGACGTGGAGCAGCAGGTCAACGAGGTGCTCCTGGCCGACCTGGAGGTGCACGCCTTCATCACCACCCAGGAGGAGGCCCGCCGGATCGGCGCGATGGCGCTGTTCGGCGAGAAGTACGGTGAGCGGGTCCGGGTCGTCGAGGTCGGCGACTACGCCCGGGAGCTGTGCGGTGGCACGCACGTGGCCCGGTCGGCCCAGCTCGGCCTGGTGAAGATCCTCTCCGAGGCGTCGGTCGGCTCCGGCGTCCGGCGGATCGAGGCCCTGGTCGGCATGGACGCGTTCGGCTTCCTGGCCCGCGAGCACCTGCTGGTCTCCCGGCTGGCGGAGCTGTTCCGGGTGCCGGGCGAGCAGGTCGGCGAGCGGGTGGAGCAGACCGTGACCCAGCTCCGCGACGCCGAGAAGGAACTGGAGAAGCTCCGCGCCCAGCTGGTGCTGGGTGGCGCGGCGGCGCTGGCGCAGCAGGCGAAGGACGTGCGCGGGGTCGCGTACGTCGGGACCGAGGCGCCGGAGGGCGCGGCCGGCAACGACGTGCGGACCCTGGCCCAGGAGATCCGCGGCAAGATCGACCCGGCCCGGCCGGCGGTGGTCGCGGTGGCGGCCCGGTCGAACGGCAAGGCGTCCCTGGTGGTGGCCGTGAACGCGGCGGCCCGCGGTCGTGGCCTCGCCGCGAACGACCTGGTGAAGGCGGCCTTCTCCGGTCGCGGCGGTGGCAGCCCGGACGTCGCCCAGGGTGGCGGCCTGCCCGCGGCCGAGGCGCCGAACCTGCTGCTCACGGTCGAGAAGGCGATCGCCGACGCGTGA
- the ruvX gene encoding Holliday junction resolvase RuvX, with protein MSELSRGVRLGVDVGQVRVGVARSDPHGVLATPLVTLARDLTAAPEAVPSDIAELAALVAEHEVVEVVLGLPVNLAGKDGPAAVHVRAYADRLAHVIAPVPVTLTDERMSTVVASRRLAERGVRGKRQRAVVDQAAAVEILQSWLEAQRRRTR; from the coding sequence TTGAGTGAGCTCTCCCGAGGTGTCCGGCTCGGCGTGGACGTCGGGCAGGTGCGGGTCGGCGTGGCCCGGTCCGACCCGCACGGCGTGCTCGCCACGCCGCTGGTCACCCTCGCCCGTGACCTCACCGCCGCTCCCGAGGCGGTGCCGAGTGACATCGCCGAGCTGGCGGCGCTGGTCGCCGAGCACGAGGTGGTGGAGGTGGTCCTCGGCCTTCCGGTCAACCTTGCCGGAAAGGACGGGCCCGCCGCCGTACACGTGCGGGCGTACGCCGACCGTTTGGCCCATGTAATAGCGCCGGTTCCGGTAACGCTCACCGACGAGAGGATGTCGACGGTGGTCGCCTCTCGTAGGCTTGCCGAGCGCGGCGTCCGAGGGAAACGCCAGCGCGCGGTGGTCGACCAGGCCGCCGCGGTCGAGATCCTGCAGAGCTGGCTGGAAGCACAGCGGAGGCGGACGCGATGA
- the mltG gene encoding endolytic transglycosylase MltG — MIDDLDLGFDDEPDRGEKGRHRRGFVAKRNGGSSGRGKTFFALFMALVLLGGIGGGAYVGFDRIRNHFVTPDYTGSGSGEAQVEVKRGDTATDIGVSLYDAGVVKSVKAFINAADENSRSKNIQVGRYKVRKEMKASEALVMLLDPKNRLVSGVTIPEGMITLAIYDKLSKQTKIPVAEFKAAAKDPVALGVPASWFVRKDGKKSPKSLEGFLFPATYELPPKATAEQILSIMVEKFLTVTEEMKFVETVQAERGGITPYEALITASIAQAESVNHVDMPKVARVLYNRVYTDNYHCHCLEIDSALNYWLRLQGKDPKDSDVLKRSELLDTKNPYRTHGPGSDGLPITPISNPGIDALKGAMDPPPGDWVYFMTIDKKGTMGYGRNDAEYIELTRKMCQNKVLTGSNCARFQ, encoded by the coding sequence ATGATCGACGATCTGGACCTGGGGTTCGACGACGAGCCGGACCGGGGGGAGAAGGGGCGCCACCGCAGGGGCTTCGTCGCGAAACGCAACGGCGGGTCGAGCGGCCGGGGCAAGACCTTCTTCGCCCTGTTCATGGCGCTGGTGCTGCTGGGCGGCATCGGTGGCGGCGCATACGTCGGCTTCGACCGGATCCGTAACCACTTCGTCACCCCCGACTACACCGGGTCGGGCAGCGGGGAGGCGCAGGTCGAGGTCAAGCGCGGCGACACGGCCACCGACATCGGCGTGAGTCTCTACGACGCGGGCGTGGTGAAGAGCGTCAAGGCGTTCATCAACGCCGCCGACGAGAACTCCCGCAGCAAGAACATCCAGGTCGGCCGGTACAAGGTCCGCAAGGAGATGAAGGCCAGCGAGGCGCTGGTGATGCTGCTGGACCCGAAGAACCGGCTGGTCAGCGGGGTCACCATCCCCGAGGGCATGATCACGCTGGCGATCTACGACAAGCTCTCCAAGCAGACCAAGATCCCGGTCGCCGAGTTCAAGGCGGCGGCGAAGGACCCGGTCGCGCTGGGCGTACCGGCGTCCTGGTTCGTCCGCAAGGACGGCAAGAAGTCGCCGAAGAGCCTGGAGGGCTTCCTCTTCCCGGCGACGTACGAGCTCCCGCCGAAGGCGACCGCCGAGCAGATCCTGTCGATCATGGTGGAGAAGTTCCTCACCGTCACCGAGGAGATGAAGTTCGTCGAGACGGTGCAGGCCGAGCGGGGCGGCATCACCCCGTACGAGGCGCTGATCACGGCCTCCATCGCGCAGGCCGAGTCGGTCAACCACGTGGACATGCCGAAGGTGGCCCGGGTGCTCTACAACCGGGTCTACACCGACAACTACCACTGCCACTGCCTGGAGATCGACAGCGCGTTGAACTACTGGCTGCGGTTGCAGGGCAAGGACCCGAAGGACTCCGACGTCCTCAAGCGCAGTGAGCTCCTCGACACCAAGAACCCGTACCGGACGCACGGGCCGGGCTCGGACGGGCTGCCGATCACCCCGATCAGCAACCCGGGGATCGACGCGCTCAAGGGCGCGATGGACCCGCCGCCGGGTGACTGGGTGTACTTCATGACCATCGACAAGAAGGGCACGATGGGCTACGGCCGCAACGACGCCGAGTACATCGAGCTGACCCGGAAGATGTGTCAGAACAAGGTGCTCACGGGTTCCAACTGCGCCCGGTTCCAGTGA
- a CDS encoding shikimate dehydrogenase, translated as MRAAVVGRPIAHSLSPVIHNAGYAAAGLTGWSYTRFECAADELAALVAGLGPEWAGLSVTMPGKEAALAVADEVSPVAATVGAANTLVRRPDGTWYADNTDVAGMVEVLTAAGVVRGATVTVLGAGGTARAALAAAARLGATGVTLVARRPEAVAELAPVAAALGVALTGAPWSAAPTRVEADVVVSTVPRGVADPLVAGLRWRPGTVCFDALYDPWPTPLAASAAAAGCPVVSGLDLLLAQAVGQFEQFTGVPAPRAAMAAALAAARRP; from the coding sequence GTGAGAGCGGCGGTCGTCGGCAGGCCGATCGCCCACTCGCTCTCCCCGGTGATCCACAACGCCGGGTACGCGGCGGCCGGGTTGACCGGCTGGTCGTACACCCGTTTCGAGTGCGCGGCCGACGAACTGGCGGCGTTGGTCGCCGGCCTGGGCCCGGAGTGGGCCGGGCTGTCGGTGACCATGCCGGGCAAGGAGGCCGCGCTCGCGGTGGCCGACGAGGTCTCGCCGGTCGCCGCCACGGTCGGTGCGGCCAACACGTTGGTACGCCGACCCGACGGCACCTGGTACGCCGACAACACCGACGTGGCCGGCATGGTGGAGGTGCTCACCGCCGCCGGGGTGGTCCGGGGCGCCACGGTGACCGTGCTGGGCGCCGGGGGCACCGCCCGGGCGGCGCTGGCGGCGGCGGCCCGGCTCGGCGCGACCGGGGTGACCTTGGTGGCCCGCCGTCCCGAGGCGGTGGCCGAGCTGGCACCGGTGGCCGCCGCCCTCGGCGTCGCGCTGACCGGTGCGCCCTGGTCGGCGGCCCCGACCCGGGTCGAAGCGGACGTGGTGGTCTCCACCGTCCCCCGGGGGGTGGCCGACCCGCTGGTCGCCGGGCTGCGTTGGCGGCCCGGCACGGTCTGCTTCGACGCGCTGTACGACCCGTGGCCCACCCCGCTGGCCGCGTCCGCCGCCGCGGCCGGCTGCCCGGTTGTGTCCGGCCTCGACCTGCTGCTGGCCCAGGCGGTCGGCCAGTTCGAGCAGTTCACCGGCGTGCCGGCGCCCCGGGCCGCGATGGCGGCCGCCCTGGCCGCCGCCCGCCGACCCTGA